Proteins encoded within one genomic window of Brassica rapa cultivar Chiifu-401-42 chromosome A09, CAAS_Brap_v3.01, whole genome shotgun sequence:
- the LOC103839993 gene encoding 14-3-3-like protein GF14 phi — translation MASAREEFVYLAKLAEQAERYEEMVEFMEKVTEAVDKDELTVEERNLLSVAYKNVIGARRASWRIISSIEQKEESRGNDDHVNTIRDYRSKIETELSKICDGILKLLDTRLIPASANGDSKVFYLKMKGDYHRYLAEFKTAQERKDAAEHTLTAYKAAQDIANSELAPTHPIRLGLALNFSVFYYEILNSPDRACSLAKQAFDEAIAELDTLGEESYKDSTLIMQLLRDNLTLWTSDMQDESTEEIKEDAAPKPAEEQKET, via the exons atggcCTCTGCCAGAGAAGAGTTCGTTTACCTTGCGAAGCTTGCGGAGCAAGCAGAGCGATATGAAGAAATGGTTGAATTCATGGAGAAAGTCACAGAAGCCGTCGACAAAGACGAACTCACCGTGGAGGAACGCAACCTCCTCTCCGTTGCTTACAAAAACGTCATCGGCGCTCGTCGTGCCTCGTGGCGCATCATCTCCTCCATCGAGCAGAAGGAAGAGAGCCGCGGCAACGATGACCACGTCAACACGATCCGTGACTACAGAAGCAAGATCGAAACGGAGCTCTCCAAAATCTGCGACGGTATCCTTAAGCTTCTGGATACGAGACTTATCCCGGCTTCTGCAAACGGAGATTCCAAGGTTTTCTACCTTAAGATGAAGGGAGATTACCATAGGTACTTGGCTGAGTTTAAGACCGCTCAGGAGAGGAAAGACGCCGCCGAGCACACCCTCACCGCTTACAAAGCCGCTCAG GACATTGCTAACTCCGAATTGGCTCCAACCCACCCGATCCGTCTTGGTCTGGCCTTGAACTTCTCTGTCTTTTACTATGAGATTCTCAACTCTCCAGACCGTGCTTGCAGTCTCGCTAAGCAG GCGTTTGATGAAGCAATTGCTGAGTTGGATACTCTAGGCGAGGAGTCATACAAGGACAGTACCTTGATCATGCAGCTTCTCCGTGACAACCTTACTCTCTGGACTTCCGACATGCAG GACGAAAGTACTGAGGAGATCAAAGAAGATGCAGCACCCAAGCCTGCTGAAGAACAGAAGGAGACCTAA
- the LOC103839992 gene encoding uncharacterized protein LOC103839992 → MTSTTLISSVLSSSIFPTEYRSWVRVPATSIPGGSNVRVVKQRRLKIIAKSLDLPLLPFSMSEVLVPTESKTLHLYEARYLALLEESMKRKNNMFVHFILDPISISEKATEASFAARYGCLVLIENVERLDIGALVSIRGAGRVKISRFLGADPYLSGEVRPIQDRFNYESSNEITSEISNLKESIKNLNSLEIKLKAPEDSLLQTRLLNSLKWAEDEPPEECEESFFPSLQERLSFAALQPVSGSTQSELSRLQQEKLKAMDIKDTMERLKLSMGLIKENISSIAAKLAIQSLDIR, encoded by the exons ATGACTTCCACCACCTTAATCTCCTCTGTTCTCTCTTCCTCTATCTTCCCTACCGAATATCGCAGCTGGGTTCGAGTTCCGGCGACTTCAATTCCCGGAGGTAGCAATGTCCGCGTAGTGAAACAACGTCGTTTAAAAATTATCGCCAAATCACTCGaccttcctcttcttccgttCAGTATGAGCGAG GTTCTTGTACCAACGGAGAGTAAAACATTGCATTTGTACGAAGCAAGATACTTGGCACTACTTGAAGAG TcgatgaaaagaaaaaacaatatgtTTGTTCATTTCATTCTCGATCCTATTTCGATTAGTGAGAAAGCAACAGAAGCATCCTTTGCTGCTCGATATGGCTGCTTGGTACTTATTGAAAAT GTCGAGAGATTAGACATTGGAGCACTTGTCTCCATAAGAGGTGCTGGTCGTGTGAAGATTTCCAGATTTTTAGGG GCAGATCCTTATTTGTCCGGAGAGGTCAGACCAATACAAGATCGTTTTAATTATGAGAGCAGCAATGAAATAACCTCAGAAATCTCCAACCTAAAGGAATCTATCAAGAATCTCAATAGCTTGGAGATCAAACTTAAG GCTCCAGAAGACTCGCTACTACAAACTCGTCTCCTTAACTCTTTGAAATGGGCTGAAGATGAGCCACCGGAAGAATGTGAAGAATCCTTCTTTCCTTCCCTTCAAGAACGTTTATCATTCGCTGCGCTTCAACCGGTTTCCG GATCGACGCAGTCAGAACTATCAAGGTTACAACAAGAGAAATTAAAGGCAATGGATATAAAAGATACAATGGAAAGGTTAAAACTTTCAATGGGACTCATCAAGGAGAACATTTCTTCAATTGCAGCCAAACTCGCCATCCAGTCTTTGGATATTCGTTAG